The DNA window ATTTGAATGGACTGAAGTTCCAAACATGCTGCATTAAAAGCTTTGTAACATGTATATCAAATTTGTAATGTGTATGCACCAAATAATTAGAATAAAGATCTCAAACTGCCGTTAAACAAAATCCCCATGAATATTGAACATAAGTATGTTTAAGCCTCGGActttcataatatttttttacttttatttggcaaaaaataataaagaagcAAGAAGAAAAGTTGTCTTTGTCTCTCTCTCCAAGGGCAGATGGATTCATCTATGCTATTGTTTACATGCTGATGAAATAAATGAAGAGAAGTAGAGAACTTTACAAAAGATTGTTGTGTCCGGAGAAAATCATGAGATGCTAATGCAGATATACTTGGAAaaacttaataataataataataataataaataacaCAATTTAATTTATCTATAAAACATGACCATCATCTATATATGTGGTGAAACCTAATAAAGTAGAGcatagaaaaatagaaaaaacacataaaagagGGATGAAAAAATCATCAATATTACTGCCCCAGTATTCTGTTCTTTCTCAAGATGTAGATAAAGTGCTTAAACTCAAAGCTAAGTATATCCAAGACGAAGTTCCAAATCAAGTTCCTCCTTATCATTAGACGAACAAATCAAGCCAATCTCCAAGTCGAGAAGCCCTTTTGCCGCTCTCACCTTCATAAAATCAGTCGTAATGGGTGTAGGTGGGGCCAATTTGGGAGTAAAATGAGGAAATTTCATGGACGCCGGTGGAGAAGAAGATGGGCTAGAATTAGGGTTTGAGTGGAAACTAGGGTTTGGTTCAAGATTTAGGTTTAAGGGAGCGTAATTACCTCTCGGCGGCGACTGGCGCAGCCTCGCCCGGTCCCTCCGGTGAACATTCATGTGGCCACCGAGAGCTTGAGCGCATCGGAATTCCCTCTTGCAGAAGGTGCACACATAGCTTCTCGGCGGCCATGCCACCATATCTCCGTCTACGAAATTTGGGCTGCTGCGATTGCTGCCCAAGTCGAAAGATGGAGTCTTGAACTTGAAATGATGCATTTGCTTCATGTTGCTGCTGCGCAAACTGGCCTTCTCCATTGTGTTCATTAATTATAAGTGTAGAGAGAGGAGAAGAATAGGTGATATAGAGGGtgagtgtgtgagagagagaaatttaAAGGGCATGAAATTCAAACCCAAAATGTAAGAAATTGGATTGGATGGAATTAAGTGCGTATTCCCTATGTTAGGTCAGTCGTTGCTAATTGTGGAACCTCGTCCTGCCAATCCATGCCATTCTAGGAAACTCATCTGCTCCAACTTCTTTATTCCTCTTCACATTTTTGTGTCAATCTTTACGTCACAGTTTTGCAATTcaagaaatataattaatactcaCTCCACCTAGGAAATAATgtctcattttactattttgggatATCTGTAATTTAAAGTCTAGTTTGTTTTACTCCATTTTAGGTAATGAGACCCATTATTCACCTAGCTTATTTcagtcacattttattataaactcaatatataaaagtgaggtccaccttccactaactcatttctccatttttcttcacaaactcaaacaatttcttaaaactccaTTATAAATGGcgtatggagggagtatatgagtTTGGTGAGTGAATGAATGTATTGATGTAGTTTAGTTGAGAAAAAATCCCATATCCCGAAATGACTTGGAAATTTGCATATCACTTAAGAAACAGTACGAGAAATCAACGATATCAATTCAAAGTTTTCCAGTTTTTTATGATTTGTCTGGATATTTTAAGGTcatataaatattagtagtatgaACTTGTGTTGAGAGGCAACTTTTGATTTTAATTAGAATATATCATCATTTAAGAAACTAGGGTTTTTCGAATTTTTGTTCTACTTTATCTTCGGTCATTCTGGTAGGGCTTCGGCATCGTGTACACATGTTTTGCATAACGAAAGAGTTCACTTATTTTTTTGTTTGGGGGCACATGTGTGATTTGGGCATTTCTTGTGGGTGGATCTGTCCAACTTGAATGATCATAACTTTTGAAGCTATATTGCTTTTTATAGGAATGTTCACAGCTACAAATTGGAACTCGTTTGCTTGTTGCAAAAATGGAGTACGTTATCATGAATCATGATTGTCATTTTTCCACAGatcaaaaattaaatgtaaCAGAATACGGTAATTGTTGATATCAACAATTAATTCTTGGCTCTAATGAATTAAAGAGAGTTGCACTCATGTGCGCACTCCACCATTTGTTTAAGCAATTATTTACCCTAATTAATGGAGTATTACAgtatttaaaaattttgttaTTCTTCCAATACGTTATACGTACATTCTATAGAATCACTGTtgtgataaataaataaagaagaagaagagaggcaTGAGTTTTGACTGCAAAAGTAAGGGTTCCTAATTTTATCCGAAAAATTAGTCTCCTAGTCCTAAATCTTCACACAGTAAAATAGTCACACCATCCGTTTTATGTTGTTGTCTTTTATTGAAAAAATCACACCCTCTACCGCTCTACACACATAAAATGAGAGTACGTCGTCATATTTAAAAATCATTACATATGGAAATAtctagaaaataataaaataatgattaaTTTAACGAAACGTAATTATGACACCACACAAATTAGAAGCTGCAtttttagtactagtatatttttaacATGATCCAAAACAATAGTATTGTTATAGCTAGAAGAAAAACTAGATACGCCTCATTTAATTGGTTTGTTGCTTAAACAAAAAAGTACGACACTATTTATTGCATTTCTCTCTTCAATCCTATTTGATTCTAGTTTGTGTTATATCAGAGAGCATATGTGTCACAATAATTACTAATAAGTAGTCATTCACGTTGTTTGACGCCAGCAAAAGTTTCATTAAAAAATCTTTACATTTTGAAGAAAGAGTACAAACCTCCTTAGATATCATAGAAAAATGTATCTGAGTGCCAAGATTTTCTTGCCATTTTCCTTTCTCTAAAATATGGTAAGGTTTCTCAGATACCATAAATATGCAAAAGATTGTGCTGCATTTAGCTTAGATTTTATGAATGACTGGTGGCCAATAGCATCATCCCAACCCTGTCTACCTTTTAAGTTTATTTTCTTATGATACTTTTGTAATTAACGTTTTATTTTAGATGCACTGAGTTCGCATAATCTATGTGAACATGGAATACTAAAACAATAATTTCTCCTATTTGAAGGAGTAACATTTAAAAATTGGAGTACTATTGTCCCTCCTAATTCTGGGCTAGATTCAACACTGGTTTTTATCACGCAATTGGTTGAAGATTAAGTACAAACTGATACcacttcctttttcctttttccaacTGTATGTTCAAATTATAGGTCTAAGTCTTTCATCTATACTTGACCTTTTTTATGATTTCACAACAAAAAAACTTAACagtactaatttttaatttaaggacacaaaaatcaaaacaaaattactTGTGTTGGaaacattttaaaaattacaataatttaggaagttaaagacaacatttataaattaaggacaaattaacttaattttttacttttttaggaCGCTTCCATTTGCatcctctaattttagtttgGACACCAACAATAAAGACACTTTTGAAGCGTTGTTGgtgatatatatatttagaaacacaaataaatgtccttaattgcattaaaaatcGTCCTTAatgggttttttttttgttgtagtgttTTTACTCTTTTATGTCACTAAATTTGTCAaaacaaaatcacaaaatatatacCAAAATTAGTTCTTCTCCCCAGATTCACTTTTTCAAAGTCTCTATGTTTATATATTTTGCTTATTAATTTGCAAGTATATACTATGTGTAGTCTGCACAAAACGACTACGTATAGAGTTAATAAAACACAGCAGTCGCGGAGTAGTTGTTTTATTTcactataaaaagaaaataaaaaaaagtaattactCCGTAAGTAGTACTCCATGTATCTACCCTTTTCAGCTTGAGACTGAGATGGGTTGAATGAGAAAATTGCTGTTGGGCTTATTTATACGTCAAATTGGGCTAATGGAGTTATATTTATGATGGGGCTTCTGAATTAATTGATTTGTGATTTTATAACATTCACAATCTTTTACTCTATTAGCCTCttgattaaaatattaatttataaaccATTATTCTGCCCTTAGAGAAAAAAGGTTAGTATTCATCTATACACCATCATTCTTCCATCAGAAAAAAAGGGTTTCCAAGATAGTTAGAATTTTCAAATATTATGCTACTTATTTTACGTGagtaaataatttttagaaaatttggCATTACAAGTACAGATTTTGATCATATATCAAAGttcaaacatatatatatatatatggttgtctTATATACAAAACAATCTAAAGTGTATAACCTAGAACTACATTTCatccattggatgaggaaaaaggatggTCAAGATCAAATTTCATACATAATCACAATGCATCGGTTATAACCACCCCACTAACCACCCCACTAATCATGTTTTCAATCCAAATTTGGCCTTGGTTCTACATTTAAGATTggttctatatatatatatatatatatatatatataggggtgcattataatgataaccccaatttctgtaataaccctataactaaagctggaccacacatttttaaaatcacgtggtctagattcaaactgaGATTTACTTCAtcaaaaaaagcgcgggggtaaatatgtcatttcgctcatgataaaatttacgtatccaaatttcgctcatttaatttctgaatttcgctcattttatcattttatgagtCAGTCAAAtgagtcagtcaaaagtatcattttatcaactcagagtatcattctatccggcaaaactatcattctatgcaataaacctaacatatatcattttatcattttatcattttatcagtcagtcaaaagtatcattttatcaactcagagtatcattctatccggcaaaactatcattctatgcaataaacctatcattttatcagtcagtcaaaagtattattttatcaactcagagtatcattctatccggcaaaactatcattctatgcaataaacctaacatatatcattttatcattttatcagtcagtcaaaagtatcattttatcaactcagagtatcattctatccggcaaaactatcattctatgcaataaacctaatataatcggcacaacacataatatacaaacctacaaagcagtaaacgtatcattttatcaactcaaagtatcatttttataaggttactgtcattttatccgctt is part of the Salvia splendens isolate huo1 chromosome 6, SspV2, whole genome shotgun sequence genome and encodes:
- the LOC121807839 gene encoding transcriptional regulator SUPERMAN-like, encoding MNTMEKASLRSSNMKQMHHFKFKTPSFDLGSNRSSPNFVDGDMVAWPPRSYVCTFCKREFRCAQALGGHMNVHRRDRARLRQSPPRGNYAPLNLNLEPNPSFHSNPNSSPSSSPPASMKFPHFTPKLAPPTPITTDFMKVRAAKGLLDLEIGLICSSNDKEELDLELRLGYT